One genomic segment of Betaproteobacteria bacterium includes these proteins:
- a CDS encoding tripartite tricarboxylate transporter substrate binding protein has product MTPRAIGAVRPAQLSALLVGLAMFFPMVALGQTRDYPTRPVRLIVPFPPGGPTDVLARAISVKLTEYWGEHVIVDNRPGAGGNIGTELAARAAPDGHTLAMGTIATHAINESLYARLPYAPQRDFVPVALAAQTPSLVVVHPAVPAKSFAELVALAEAKPGRLNYAHAGVGTIGHLSIELLRLQADVRVTSIPYKGTAPALTDTIGGQTAFMITSMLTALPHVRSGKLRALAVTSAKRSAAAPDIATVVESGYPDYVVVGWAGVFAPARVPRTLPARVNADVNRALAAPDTRQRLLASGSEPASMTSAEFGEFVRAETVRWRKVIRQAAIKPE; this is encoded by the coding sequence ATGACGCCGCGCGCAATCGGCGCGGTGCGGCCGGCGCAGCTTTCTGCGCTCCTGGTAGGGCTCGCCATGTTTTTTCCGATGGTTGCCCTGGGCCAGACACGCGACTATCCCACCCGCCCTGTCCGCCTCATTGTGCCTTTCCCGCCCGGGGGTCCTACCGACGTGCTGGCGCGCGCCATCAGCGTCAAGCTCACCGAGTACTGGGGAGAACACGTCATTGTCGACAACCGGCCTGGCGCCGGCGGCAACATCGGCACGGAGCTCGCGGCCCGCGCAGCGCCCGATGGACATACGCTCGCCATGGGGACGATTGCCACCCACGCGATCAACGAAAGCCTTTACGCAAGGCTGCCGTATGCGCCGCAGCGGGACTTCGTGCCGGTCGCGCTTGCCGCCCAGACGCCCAGTCTTGTCGTTGTTCACCCCGCCGTTCCGGCGAAGAGCTTCGCCGAGCTCGTGGCCCTCGCCGAGGCCAAGCCTGGAAGGCTCAACTACGCGCACGCCGGCGTAGGCACGATCGGGCACCTGTCAATAGAGCTGCTGAGGCTGCAGGCGGACGTTCGGGTCACTTCCATTCCATACAAGGGGACGGCCCCCGCATTGACGGACACGATCGGCGGGCAGACGGCTTTCATGATCACCAGCATGCTCACGGCGCTGCCGCACGTGCGCAGCGGAAAGCTCCGGGCGCTCGCAGTGACCAGTGCCAAACGCTCAGCCGCCGCGCCGGACATTGCGACAGTAGTGGAATCCGGCTATCCGGACTACGTCGTCGTCGGGTGGGCCGGGGTCTTCGCCCCGGCGCGCGTCCCGCGAACGCTTCCAGCCCGGGTCAACGCCGACGTCAACCGCGCGCTCGCCGCGCCGGATACGAGGCAACGCCTGCTGGCTTCGGGCTCCGAGCCTGCGTCGATGACCAGCGCAGAGTTTGGCGAGTTTGTGCGTGCCGAAACGGTACGATGGCGCAAAGTGATACGCCAAGCGGCCATCAAGCCCGAGTAA